aagtaaaatcatgctaagagtgatatgttttgtaacaaaagtgaagtaaaatcagagtaagagtgatgtgttttgtgaacaagagtgaagtaaaatcagaataagagtgatgtgttttgtgaacaagagtgaagtaaaatcagaataagagtgatgtgttttgtcaacaacggtgaagtaaaatcatgctaagagtgatgtgttttgtaaacaacagtgatgtaaaatcataataacagtgatgtgttttgtaaacaagagtgaagtaaaatcatgctaagagtgatgtgttttgtaaacaagagtgaagtaaaatcatgctaagagtgatgtgttttgtaaacaatagtgaagtaaaatcataataagagtgatatgttttgtaaacaacagttgtaaacaacagtgaagtaaaagcaCTACCTTTAATTACTGTTAATGGTCAATATATTGcttcattatataaatacaaTCATTACACACAAGATTAAAATCAACTGATTAAGACTAACACAGTGTGAATattgaataaaattaatttacaagGAAACCCTTCTAGACTTTAACGAATATATCAAAATGTTTCTTCTCGGATGTTCATTTGTTGACCAATTTTAGTAAAACCAAATTATAGTGACATAATCGAGTTTAATACAGTATTTATCATTCCGCCCACCaacttggaaaaaaataaacacaagTCAACAAAACCCCCCAATTTATATGAATTCCTTAACATTTTTTGTATTGAATTCCAGATTTGATCTAAAATTAGATGGCAGCAGCCATGAATTCTGCAGTGTCGAGAAATCCGACAGTTCGATTCAGCAGAATAAATGAGGAATTCGGCTACAGCGCCGGCGCGAGGAGCAGTGGCTGGAGAATTTTTTTCGACGCGGCGGAGCGGGCATAATCTGATGAGTTCGTGGAGCTATCGGCGAGTTCGTGGAGCTATCGGCGAGATCGGGTAAACTGAAGTGACGGCGGAGCTGAAGAAGGTGGTGGAAAAGAAGATATCGGAGAATGACGCGGAGGTGAACAAGGCTCAGGGTGATTTTGCGGCGGCGATCGACGGGGAAGAGAAACAAAAAGACAATAATCACTATAATTTCCAAAGAGATTTGGAAATTGAAACTgcataatttcattttaaatttcataatgtaattgCCAAatatacccttggcctattttatattattaaaataaataatatttgttctaataagatgtgtggctgagatttgttctctagttatacacttaagattagttatatcttgatcactaacctatagTATGAGAAATTGAGAAATACCACTATATAACAAATACTATAATAGTGGGATATTAGTACTCTATAACATAAGAAATTTGGAGCACTAGATCCAGTATTGTAGAGAATTTTATAAGATTATGGTTTTTTAGTTCTATTTCTGACTGACATTTATACATTTTTCATTAATTCAATCTTCTAGCTAAATTTAACCATTCTTATTTTATCAACATTTAGAACATAGAACAATTCTCCTGCATTGGATTAACAACGCATATGAATACCGAAAGTAGTGATTTTACCATGCGCTTTTTGATCAATAGTGGAAACCAAACTACGCAAGAAGTAAATTctttaagtaaatataatgtTCAACATCCAATATTAATTAGTATGAAGCAAGATTTGCTTTCTATCCTCATTTTCCACTCATTTCATTATTCTATAACACGGAACAATAAATCTAATGCGAGTAGAAAAAAATATCAGAATTCTAGGCTGCACGTCAAATTCAGTTCATCGACTCAGACTagtaaatgaaaatgaaaatgaaaataaatatatatttctaaatttaAGCTAAAATACCAACATGAGGCTCTCATGATGAGAGCTAAGTTCAAACTATAATTTAAGAATAACCTTTTTAGATGAATTAAAACgggttaaatattttaattaatactacgAAAACATTATACGAAGAACTAAAAGCAAGTGACAATTGTTCGTGTCTCAAACGTTTGATTATGTTCAATAAAGCATATCCAGCTGTTATACAAACACTCAATTAGCTCGATTTTTTGGTAATTAAGAATGAGGTTTCTTGCCGTTTTTAACAAAGTGGTGGGGAGACGAACACGTACTTACTCAGAAAAAATGGGAAAGAATTCAAATTGTGTCAACTGAAATAAGTGTGCAAATGGAAAAATTGGTGACAACGAATATCCTATTCAACTTTGTGTGTTCTTTGTAAGGAGCATCCAAGAACCATCATATCTTATTCACTTGCAAAGTTTCTAAGAGCCATTGACACCACTATTGCAAATTATAGGGAGAGAGAGGTATAAAACTAAGAATTTTGAAATCTAGCATCTTTGGTCTTGTTGGAGCAAGAACAACACTCTATACAACTATTTCATCTACTCTCAACCTAAAGCTAATATTAGCTGATTTGAAACTGAATAATTGGAGTCCAGAAAGTAAAACCTGGACACACAGCAGATCTAAACTAAACGCAATCCGGTTCAGCAACGGATGCAGCTGTAACTCGACTAGGTCAACCGTATGTTAAGCACTGCACTACTTGTTAGAGACTGCCGAATCAACGTTGTCAAGAAGAAACCGATATAGCTCTTTCCTCAGCTTCTCTATCCTCTCATCATCTTTCTCTCCTCTAAATGCACCATCCAGCCACTGGTTCACTCGTTTCAGTTGCCCAAGAAGGATTCCCATCTGCCAACTCCCGTCCCTTCTCAAGCCAAAACCACGGCTTAGGGAAGCTTCCAAGTAATCCAAGAACCAGGAACGTGAGAACGAGAGCAGATTTTCAGCTAATTTAGCCACATGTTTTAGTCCCGGTGGTCTACCTTCGCGTTCAGCATCCCTTTCTTTGGTGGTGGTGCCATGTCTTTTTGTATGAGACATGTGAGAAGTCTCGTTTTTCAGTCTTGATACTGGTTTGCTTGAGCTCCGGGGGCTTATCTTGGGTTTGGTAGAACAGTTCTCCGTGTCAGATTTCTCTGGATTGTTTTCTATCACAACATAATGGCATTTCTCACCATTTGTAATCCCGTTTTCGCCTCCCTTTCTGTATAAAGAGAATTTGGAAAGATCGGTCTCGACTGCAGCTTGAACCCATAAAGAGGCATATTTACTCACGGGAATGGAGCAAGTCCCTGCTTCGGAACCTTGAGTGCAATCTGTACTATCATTTGCATCAGAAGATCTCACATTTATAAGGGTTCTAATCACCTCAGCGGCCTTTTTGATGCTCTCGTGGATGCTCAAAAATTGTTCCACTAATGGACCAGATGTATCTTTCTCCGATAACTCACATAGCTCTGCAAACATGCTACaaaaaaagtgaagaaattTCAGCAAACGGAATACGTTCAGGTAATGATTGCCAAAATATAAACTGCTTGAATGCTGGATATCATGAGTAACTGCTTTGCATATCAGTCAATACCGAGTAGTGCGATATTCAGTCAATATCATGTGTAACGGCCTTATACATCACAAACTACATGCTGAAGCAAGAAGACGAAGAGAACTATGTACCTCATGCACCTAATGACACACTCAGATAAAGATGCTTCTTCTAATGCACGAACTGCAGAGGTGCAAGCGGAGTTCCTGTGGCTTCTAACTTCCTAAAAGCATTCAAAACAGATATTAGTATATGTTAAAGAAAGGGACTGAGCCTTCTTGTATGTGTCTGTTGCTTTTGGTAAAATGTACCTTTCCAAGGTCACATATGGTAGGAGGAAGAGCGTCCCACAAGATTCTTAGATCAGATCTTTTTTTGGAACCGAGAACAACCTTATTGAAATCAACGGGGAAGCTAGTGTCATTTGATAACTTCATACTCTTCACTGGCTTGATCAGAAGATTAGGTGAGACAATGATGTTCTTGCTTTTAAGAGGTGAAACATCCAACTTCTTTGGTGAATCCTTTGGGAGGGCCTTCTTTACGACAACCTGCATCTCACATGAGAAAACAAGAGAATGTATACGCATCATTCAGGGAAATGAACAAAATAGATACGAAGAAGAAGGTTTGTCCAGCCCCAGTTCTTGCCTCTATCAAAGAAATTTAGTTGGTCTATCTCCTTTagacaaaaaaaatcaactaaaatAATGCATTTTCGAAAGAGAATATGCATTTCCATTAGAAAGCTCGGATGCAAGTAAATTCAGAAAGATCAGAGTACTAACCATGAACATACTTGTATAGTTGTATAATAGACTATGTACATAAGTGATTGAGAAAAGCTTGTATTTGTTGAGTTTGCCCTCGATTAAATCGAGCTTAACTATGTATAAATTCAAAGACTTGACAGCGCAGCGCAGTAATTCAGATCAGAGCAAGAAATGAGTTCAAAATTATTGAGTTTGCCATGGATTTATTAGTCTTTACTGCTTATAGTTGCCATTTCTCAGTGGCTGTATTTATTTCTCTACCAACAATCCTTCTTCCACAATAAGCTACTTCTTCAGCCTATCCAACAAACAAGCTTTACTAAAAACATCTTCgaagaaataaaaatgatatctTAATTAAGAAGTAAGTAAAgattcttaattaatttaactatagCTCCTTTGCAATCCAGAAAAAAACCATGAAAGAAATATCAGAATGCAATCTTCGAATGGCATAACAAGAACCATGGGGTTAACATCCTTTGAAGGACAAGATTCGAGCAACCAGTTTCAGCAATCGCCCTTAACGAACTCAAATGAATTAAAACCGAGGATTACATGACGTTCAGACATTACCAAGAAAATGGAACATGTGCATTAATAACAAGAAAACAAACTTACAGAATGTGAAGGTGAAGAACTGTCCTTTTGCTTAGACTTTGATAGACCTTTGCTCCCATTTTTACTCTGTAAACCGGAATCCCATCCTCTTCGTGCTGAATCCAAGCTCAGTCTTCTACTCTCCACAGCTCCTCCAGCCTTGCCACTCCCAAATGATAGCCTCCGGAGACCTCCCTCTTCGTTCCCTATCACTTTCTTGACTTTCCCCTTCGATTTCGCCTTTGTTTCCACTTTCTTAGCATTCAAGAAATCACTAGAG
This sequence is a window from Salvia splendens isolate huo1 chromosome 14, SspV2, whole genome shotgun sequence. Protein-coding genes within it:
- the LOC121763709 gene encoding uncharacterized protein LOC121763709 — protein: MVSLSPGTLQKLLQNVGDKEFRVAGEHRSALLQVIGIVPSLEDDPWKSRGYYLRVSDSLHSAYVSVSDEDVELILSDMVQLGQFIYATWLDYGSPVPVLRGIKPITKRRPCVGDPKDLISSDFLNAKKVETKAKSKGKVKKVIGNEEGGLRRLSFGSGKAGGAVESRRLSLDSARRGWDSGLQSKNGSKGLSKSKQKDSSSPSHSVVVKKALPKDSPKKLDVSPLKSKNIIVSPNLLIKPVKSMKLSNDTSFPVDFNKVVLGSKKRSDLRILWDALPPTICDLGKEVRSHRNSACTSAVRALEEASLSECVIRCMSMFAELCELSEKDTSGPLVEQFLSIHESIKKAAEVIRTLINVRSSDANDSTDCTQGSEAGTCSIPVSKYASLWVQAAVETDLSKFSLYRKGGENGITNGEKCHYVVIENNPEKSDTENCSTKPKISPRSSSKPVSRLKNETSHMSHTKRHGTTTKERDAEREGRPPGLKHVAKLAENLLSFSRSWFLDYLEASLSRGFGLRRDGSWQMGILLGQLKRVNQWLDGAFRGEKDDERIEKLRKELYRFLLDNVDSAVSNK